The genomic region GACGTGAAAATAGTCGTGGGCGCTTTAAGACAAagaagattaaataaaatttcgaagattaagtaagtaaaagagAACACACATCTCAATCATCAATCCAATTTTATAGTACAATTATAAtcccctttttaattttttcaattttagtatGATATTAAACACTACAAATATTATCTATTGTCCAATCTGttctatataaattattaaaacttttaatttaatcatttattttccttttctaaaTTTACCGATTTCCGATCTGGTCCGACCAAATtcatgggtttagtggctctaGTGGTAGCTATGATCACCAAAATGAGGATTGGGTGGTGGGATTTGCATAACAAAAGCATGACATCTGAAGCGTAAAGCTTGTTCCCACCCCACATCACTGAAGTCCGTCCATATTATCTTTTTGTTGCCTTGTGTGGGGGTGTGGTCCCCGCCACCCCACTCATTGCTCACGTGTCAATCAGTCCCACATTTGGGAATTACACGTGTCGAGCAATTAGCAGGCGAAAATCCTTCGTTGTCGTCCTCCTCATTATCAATCTCTTtagcaatttatttatttcttttccagcagttagattaattttttattttctgtaaaatgaaagaactaaattttgacaaaataaagtAGATGGACTGGTTTATCAATTTCCATAAAGTAGAAGGATGAAATTTAGAATTAGACCAATTAACTTCTTACTTTGCATGCCTTGTGTCAACCTTTGCTGTGCATGGGGATTCAGCCAATTAAAACCTGACCTTAGTCTATAGCAACGTTAGCGAAATGACGGGACTAACCTTCAAACCCGTCACGTGGCTTGTCGGGATTAGgtggattaaattgtaacagATGCCAACTTTGGTGTATTAAATCCCGGCCCACCTTTCTTAATCTTGTTCTAATGCCCATTTATAAAGAAAATGGTCATGCCAACTCTATGCAACATTTTTTTAGCAGCCTCTCAAAACAAACCATAAAAGTCCTATGATGCTCTTCTTCTCTGGTAAACTTTCAGAATTCAAAGTAAAATATTCTCAATTTCATTACTgagttatatatacatacatatatatatttgaaggtGTCGCAATGGAGAGCACCGACTCGTCGACCGGATCACAGCAGCCGAACCTCCCACCGGGATTCCGGTTCCACCCCACTGATGAGGAACTAGTGGTACACTACCTCAAGAAAAAAGCTAGCTCCGCTCCTTTGCCGGTTGCAATTATTGCTGAGGTTGATTTGTACAAGTTTGATCCATGGGAATTGCCAGGTAaactaaattattatgttttaaaattatttcatggaaaaagggtttaaATTTGTATGATTCTGATAAAACAATCTTTTTGGATTTGGTTTGGGGTTTTGCAGCGAAGGCAACGTTTGGTGAACAAGAATGGTACTTTTTTAGTCCGAGAGACAGGAAGTATCCGAATGGAGCGAGACCGAACAGGGCGGCTACCTCGGGTTACTGGAAGGCAACCGGGACGGATAAGCCGGTGTTGACTTCGGGAGGGACTCAAAAGGTTGGTGTGAAGAAGGCACTGGTTTTTTATGGAGGGAAGCCCCCTAAAGGGATCAAAACCAATTGGATCATGCATGAATATAGGCTTGCTGATAATAAGACTAACAACAAACCCCCTGGATGTGACTTGGGCAACAAGAAAAACTCACTAAGGGTaaatcactttaattttttttttggtcatatTTATTTCGCGTTAATGGTTTATAATATGATATCATGAATTGatctttgtttttgttgctTTTTTGGTTTTATAGCTTGATGATTGGGTGTTATGTCGAATCTACAAGAAAAACAACGCGAATAGACCTCTGGAACATGATAAAGATGACTCCATGGATGACATGCTTGGTACTGTACCGCCTTCAATATCAATCGGTAGCCAACATAATCCAAAATTCCACTTCTCAACAAAGGGAACAAGTTTTGGCACATTACTAGAACATCAAGAACATAATAGTTTGTTTGATGGAATGATGGGGAGTGATGGGATTAACAGTGCCTCCATGGTTAACCCACTCAAAAGGACCCTCCCATCGCTTTACTGGACCGACGATGAAACCGCTGGACCATCGACGAGCAAGAGATTCCATGGGGATAGCAATGATGGGAGCATGGAGAAAACAGATGGGAATGGTTCAATTGCCACTCTGCTCAGCCAGCTACCACAAACCCCTCCATTGCAGCAGCAACAAGCAGCAATGTTGGGGTCAATGGGAGATGGGAT from Gossypium raimondii isolate GPD5lz chromosome 1, ASM2569854v1, whole genome shotgun sequence harbors:
- the LOC105779418 gene encoding NAC transcription factor 56 yields the protein MMLFFSGVAMESTDSSTGSQQPNLPPGFRFHPTDEELVVHYLKKKASSAPLPVAIIAEVDLYKFDPWELPAKATFGEQEWYFFSPRDRKYPNGARPNRAATSGYWKATGTDKPVLTSGGTQKVGVKKALVFYGGKPPKGIKTNWIMHEYRLADNKTNNKPPGCDLGNKKNSLRLDDWVLCRIYKKNNANRPLEHDKDDSMDDMLGTVPPSISIGSQHNPKFHFSTKGTSFGTLLEHQEHNSLFDGMMGSDGINSASMVNPLKRTLPSLYWTDDETAGPSTSKRFHGDSNDGSMEKTDGNGSIATLLSQLPQTPPLQQQQAAMLGSMGDGIFRPPHQLPGLNWYS